Proteins encoded together in one Janthinobacterium tructae window:
- a CDS encoding LysR substrate-binding domain-containing protein — MTRRAALGSLRFFEAAARLGSFVQAADELHVTHGAVSRQIRLLETSLGTALFERRNRGVFLTAPGAQLRDAVGQVFERLDAALDAVRQPVRPAPLVVSCEPTIAMKWLIPRLGDFYQRHPEVPLHLFASGGPVAFQRDAVDVALRRNDFAWDAVLHAEKVCDEWIAPVCAPALLGQGQLDLSAQRLLHTASRPAAWAHWRGAGTDDGSSSLGHGNSQTYEHFYLSLQAACAGLGVAIGSVFMAREDIDSGRLVAPLGFRRDGSGYFLLSPLPFDGDARRTTLLHWLREQMGQALPRP, encoded by the coding sequence ATGACTAGGCGGGCGGCACTCGGTAGCTTGCGTTTCTTCGAGGCGGCTGCCAGGCTGGGCAGTTTTGTCCAGGCGGCAGACGAGCTGCACGTGACGCACGGGGCAGTCAGCCGGCAAATCCGCCTGCTGGAAACGTCGCTGGGCACGGCCCTGTTCGAACGCCGCAACCGCGGCGTCTTCCTGACTGCACCGGGCGCGCAGTTGCGCGATGCCGTCGGGCAGGTATTCGAACGGCTCGACGCCGCCCTCGATGCGGTGCGCCAGCCGGTGCGCCCGGCGCCGCTGGTGGTGTCATGCGAGCCGACGATTGCGATGAAATGGCTGATCCCGCGCCTCGGCGACTTTTACCAGCGCCATCCGGAAGTGCCGCTGCACCTGTTCGCCTCGGGCGGGCCGGTGGCGTTCCAGCGCGACGCGGTGGACGTGGCGCTGCGGCGCAACGATTTTGCGTGGGATGCGGTACTGCATGCGGAAAAGGTGTGCGACGAATGGATCGCGCCCGTGTGCGCGCCGGCTCTGCTGGGGCAAGGCCAGCTGGATTTGTCCGCGCAACGCCTGCTGCACACGGCGTCGCGCCCGGCCGCCTGGGCGCACTGGCGCGGCGCCGGCACGGACGACGGCAGTAGTAGCCTCGGCCATGGCAACAGCCAGACCTACGAGCATTTCTATCTGAGTCTGCAAGCCGCTTGCGCCGGCCTGGGCGTGGCGATCGGTTCCGTCTTCATGGCGCGCGAAGATATCGACAGCGGGCGCCTGGTCGCGCCCCTGGGTTTCCGGCGCGACGGCAGCGGCTATTTTTTGCTGTCGCCGCTGCCGTTCGACGGCGATGCGCGCCGCACCACCTTGCTGCACTGGCTGCGCGAGCAGATGGGCCAGGCGCTGCCGAGGCCGTAG
- a CDS encoding LysE family translocator, protein MIALLAVALITLLASIVPGPDFAMVTRNSYLHGRRAGLLAALGIALGVQVHVFYTMFGVGLIIASAPALFTVIKTVGAVYLIVIGWKTWSNRAGLVIDLHGGASVPRHTILLNGFLTNALNPKTTLFVISTYTQVVQPGTPLSVQFGYGLCMSAIHLTWFALVAIFFSQASFRLRMVKHQRTLDRLIGTLLMALGVLLACANMDKL, encoded by the coding sequence ATGATTGCATTGCTTGCCGTTGCATTGATTACCCTGCTGGCCTCCATCGTCCCCGGCCCCGATTTCGCGATGGTCACGCGCAACAGCTATCTGCATGGACGCCGCGCGGGCTTGCTGGCCGCGCTCGGCATCGCGCTGGGCGTGCAAGTGCACGTGTTCTATACGATGTTTGGCGTGGGACTGATCATTGCCAGTGCACCGGCCCTGTTTACGGTGATCAAGACCGTGGGCGCCGTGTACCTGATCGTCATCGGCTGGAAAACCTGGAGCAACCGCGCGGGCCTAGTCATCGACCTGCATGGCGGCGCCAGCGTGCCCCGGCACACGATCCTGCTGAACGGCTTCCTGACGAATGCCCTGAACCCGAAAACCACCTTGTTCGTCATCAGCACCTACACCCAGGTGGTGCAGCCGGGCACGCCATTGAGCGTCCAGTTCGGCTACGGGCTGTGCATGTCCGCCATCCACCTGACCTGGTTTGCCCTGGTGGCCATCTTTTTCTCGCAAGCAAGCTTTCGTTTGCGCATGGTCAAGCACCAGCGGACCCTCGACCGGCTGATCGGTACGCTGCTGATGGCGCTGGGCGTGCTGCTGGCCTGCGCCAACATGGACAAACTGTAA
- the mntP gene encoding manganese efflux pump MntP — MNFAATAALSLAMSTDAFAAAVGKGAALHKPQWREALRTGLIFGVIEAITPIIGWALGSVAAPYVEAWDHWIAFSLLGIIGLLMIRNALSDADEDEAPAQSHSFWVLAVTGLATSIDAMVVGAGLALLGANIVVTAAAIGFSTFVMVTLGVMLGRVLGTVAGRRAELVGGLVLIIIGCVILYEHIGHPA, encoded by the coding sequence ATGAATTTCGCCGCCACCGCCGCCCTCTCCCTTGCCATGTCCACCGATGCCTTCGCGGCCGCCGTGGGCAAGGGCGCCGCCCTGCACAAGCCGCAATGGCGCGAGGCGCTGCGCACGGGCCTGATCTTTGGCGTCATCGAAGCCATCACGCCCATCATCGGCTGGGCCCTGGGCAGCGTGGCCGCGCCCTACGTGGAAGCGTGGGACCACTGGATCGCCTTCAGTCTGCTGGGCATCATCGGCCTGTTGATGATACGCAATGCCCTGTCCGACGCCGACGAGGACGAAGCGCCGGCCCAGTCGCACTCGTTCTGGGTGCTGGCCGTCACGGGCCTGGCCACCAGCATCGACGCCATGGTGGTGGGCGCGGGCCTGGCCTTGCTAGGCGCCAACATCGTCGTCACAGCCGCCGCCATCGGCTTTTCCACCTTCGTCATGGTGACCTTGGGCGTGATGCTGGGCCGCGTGCTGGGCACAGTGGCAGGCCGGCGCGCCGAACTAGTGGGCGGCCTGGTGCTGATCATCATCGGCTGCGTGATCTTGTACGAGCATATCGGCCATCCGGCCTGA
- the ldcA gene encoding muramoyltetrapeptide carboxypeptidase — MKTPEIGIAIVAPGGCAPDDAAVARGIARLQAQGATVHSYYDPEHTFQRFGGTDAGRLAQLNAAAADPDVQVVLALRGSYGISRILPDIDFDRMAASGKLFVGYSDFTAFHMGLLAKTGRASFAGPMICDDFTRDEPEQFTLDQLWSCLAGPTHEVEGRAAGNPQVELTGTLWGGNLAMLVHLLGTPYFPQVDGGILFLEDVNEHPYRVERMLLQLLHAGVLQRQNAIVLGDFSAYKLSPMDRGYDFDVMLAYVRQRSPVPVLTGLEFGHIRRRVTLPFGGQARLQSDASGFSLQLSDYPTLARP, encoded by the coding sequence TTGAAGACACCCGAGATTGGCATCGCCATCGTGGCGCCCGGCGGTTGCGCGCCCGATGACGCAGCCGTGGCGCGCGGCATCGCCCGCCTGCAGGCGCAAGGCGCCACCGTCCACAGTTACTACGACCCCGAACACACCTTCCAGCGCTTCGGCGGCACGGATGCGGGCCGGCTGGCGCAGCTGAACGCGGCGGCGGCCGACCCGGACGTGCAGGTGGTGCTTGCCTTGCGCGGCAGCTACGGCATCAGCCGCATCCTGCCCGACATCGATTTCGACCGCATGGCCGCCAGCGGCAAGCTGTTTGTCGGCTACAGCGACTTCACGGCCTTCCACATGGGCTTGCTCGCGAAAACGGGCCGCGCCAGCTTTGCCGGCCCCATGATCTGCGACGATTTTACACGCGACGAGCCCGAGCAGTTTACGCTCGATCAGCTGTGGTCCTGCCTGGCGGGACCCACGCATGAGGTAGAGGGCAGGGCAGCGGGCAATCCGCAGGTCGAGCTGACGGGCACCTTGTGGGGCGGCAACCTGGCCATGCTGGTGCATCTGCTGGGCACGCCATATTTTCCCCAGGTCGACGGCGGCATTTTGTTTCTGGAAGACGTCAACGAACACCCGTACCGCGTCGAGCGCATGCTGCTGCAATTGCTGCACGCGGGCGTGCTCCAGCGCCAGAACGCGATCGTGCTCGGTGATTTTTCCGCCTATAAATTGAGCCCCATGGACAGGGGCTACGATTTTGACGTCATGCTGGCATATGTGCGCCAGCGTTCGCCCGTGCCCGTGCTGACGGGGCTGGAATTTGGCCACATCCGCCGCCGAGTCACCTTGCCGTTCGGCGGCCAGGCGCGCCTGCAATCGGATGCGTCCGGCTTCAGCCTGCAGCTGAGCGATTACCCGACCCTGGCGCGGCCCTGA
- a CDS encoding hemin-degrading factor, translated as MKLSKLVLSLLGGLLIANASAAPAPLAERWSTLRAEQPKLQIRDAARALGVSEAQLLATNISKGVTRLQADGNQPREIMRAALDLGLVQAITRNENGVIETTGVASKFKQAGDKSEQADAKDPETEARQRNIAGGYLGGQIDLRFHFENWKYAFAVEQAGRDGKPTRSLQFFDANGTAVHKIYLRNEPGVAVYDKLVANFRLPQQSAELNVLAVAPKAVEKPDSEIDVKEFQLAWKDMTDVHQFAQIMREFHLTREQALRLAPAGVVERVTPQALRTLLENAAKDKVAIMVFLGNEGLTQIYSGKIEKTMAAGGFFNVLDPDFNLHIRDTALRSGWVVKRGGVTSVEFFDNDGTQVVSFFGVRERGKPQPQAWVDLADSLPKAK; from the coding sequence ATGAAGTTATCCAAACTCGTTCTATCCCTGCTAGGCGGCCTGCTGATTGCAAACGCAAGCGCGGCCCCAGCTCCCCTGGCGGAACGCTGGTCCACCTTGCGCGCGGAGCAGCCGAAGCTGCAGATTCGCGACGCGGCGCGCGCGCTGGGTGTATCCGAAGCGCAATTGCTAGCCACCAACATCAGCAAGGGCGTGACGCGCTTGCAGGCCGATGGCAATCAACCGCGCGAAATCATGCGCGCCGCGCTAGACCTGGGCCTGGTGCAAGCGATTACGCGCAATGAAAACGGCGTCATCGAAACGACGGGCGTCGCCAGCAAGTTCAAGCAGGCGGGCGACAAGTCCGAGCAGGCCGATGCCAAGGACCCGGAAACGGAGGCGCGCCAGCGCAATATCGCCGGCGGCTACCTGGGCGGCCAGATCGACCTGCGTTTTCACTTTGAAAACTGGAAATATGCATTTGCCGTGGAGCAAGCGGGCCGCGACGGCAAGCCCACGCGCAGCCTGCAATTTTTTGATGCCAACGGTACGGCCGTGCACAAAATCTACCTGCGCAACGAGCCGGGCGTGGCCGTCTACGACAAGCTGGTGGCAAACTTCCGCCTGCCCCAGCAAAGCGCGGAATTGAACGTGCTGGCTGTGGCGCCAAAGGCGGTGGAAAAGCCCGACAGCGAAATCGATGTCAAGGAATTCCAGCTGGCCTGGAAAGATATGACGGACGTGCATCAGTTTGCGCAAATCATGCGCGAATTCCATCTGACGCGCGAACAGGCGCTGCGCCTGGCGCCGGCCGGCGTGGTCGAGCGCGTGACGCCGCAAGCGCTGCGCACGCTGCTGGAAAACGCGGCGAAGGACAAGGTCGCCATCATGGTGTTCCTGGGCAATGAAGGCTTGACGCAGATCTACAGCGGCAAGATCGAGAAAACCATGGCCGCCGGCGGTTTCTTCAACGTGCTGGACCCGGATTTCAATCTGCACATCCGCGACACGGCCCTGCGCAGCGGCTGGGTCGTCAAGCGCGGCGGCGTCACCTCGGTCGAGTTCTTCGATAACGATGGCACGCAAGTGGTCTCTTTCTTCGGCGTGCGCGAGCGCGGCAAGCCGCAGCCGCAAGCGTGGGTCGACCTGGCCGATTCCTTGCCTAAGGCTAAGTAA
- a CDS encoding alpha/beta fold hydrolase, which translates to MATIMANGLNIAYESHGDPNDPCVLLVMGLGMQLIAWPADFVEGIVEQGFRVVRFDNRDSGLSSKMALAGKPYLPLAYVKNLIGWPLKTSYTLDDMADDALGLLTALRIAQAHVIGVSMGGMIAQVMAARAPQHVLSLTSIMSSSGRRGLPGPTRAARNALLQRPKRNASRAELMAHMAATVRVIGSPAYPVSERLLYQRIDAALQRGSCPEGVARQMVAIAASGERTALLPSISCPALVIHGAADPLIPVACGIDTAALIPGARLEVIEGMGHDMPPQLIERLLALIDVHLQGKMAPQMRSQPA; encoded by the coding sequence ATGGCAACCATCATGGCGAACGGCCTCAACATAGCTTATGAAAGCCACGGCGACCCCAACGATCCGTGCGTGCTGCTGGTCATGGGCCTGGGCATGCAACTGATCGCCTGGCCGGCGGACTTCGTCGAAGGCATCGTCGAGCAAGGTTTTCGGGTGGTGCGTTTCGACAACCGCGACAGTGGCCTGTCGAGCAAGATGGCGCTGGCGGGTAAACCGTATCTGCCGCTGGCTTACGTGAAAAACCTCATCGGCTGGCCCCTGAAGACTTCCTATACCCTCGATGACATGGCGGACGATGCGCTGGGCTTGCTGACGGCCCTGCGTATTGCCCAGGCGCACGTGATCGGCGTGTCGATGGGCGGCATGATCGCGCAAGTGATGGCGGCGCGCGCGCCGCAGCATGTGCTCAGCCTGACTTCCATCATGTCGAGCAGCGGCCGGCGCGGCTTGCCCGGCCCCACGCGGGCGGCGCGCAACGCCTTGTTGCAACGTCCGAAACGCAATGCCAGCCGCGCCGAACTGATGGCGCACATGGCGGCCACCGTGCGCGTCATCGGCAGCCCCGCCTATCCCGTTTCGGAAAGACTGCTGTACCAGCGCATCGACGCGGCGCTGCAGCGGGGCAGTTGCCCCGAAGGCGTGGCGCGGCAAATGGTGGCGATTGCCGCCTCGGGCGAACGCACGGCCTTGCTACCGAGCATCAGCTGTCCGGCGCTGGTGATCCATGGCGCGGCCGACCCCTTGATCCCTGTCGCCTGCGGCATCGATACGGCGGCGCTGATCCCGGGCGCCCGGCTGGAAGTGATCGAAGGCATGGGGCACGACATGCCGCCCCAGCTGATCGAGCGCCTGCTCGCCTTGATCGATGTGCATCTGCAAGGTAAGATGGCGCCCCAGATGCGCTCCCAGCCAGCTTGA
- a CDS encoding IS4 family transposase, with product MARLALQRALDPAWVDALFERERGAQYQRELLFSTTVELMSVVAVGLRPSLHAAAQAYPDLPVSVQALYDKVKRTEPNLVRALVTGSVERLGDVITPFLQGNAPLVPGYRTRIVDGNHLPASEKRLKPLRAFRGAAMPGQSLVVYDPDSGLVVDMEPCEDAHSQERAVMPPLLERSHPGDLWIADRNFSTRMILSEWDRRGCAFIVREHGRTPNPAPLDELTYRGRIATGAVFEQCVAIPGATGQKVASRRIELQLYKPTDDGEMILRLLTNLPKEHFSARAIARLYSKRWRIETMFQRLESVLHSEVKTLGHPRAALFAFGIAILAYNVLTVLQCAVSAAHDLVASGIELSPFYVAVEVRAHYAGMVMAVPTKAWQRYDAMCASELSKLLLQIAAYAKPKTLRKHPRGPKKTVKKGYVAGAVARRHVSTARVLKDGAVNVHL from the coding sequence ATGGCAAGGCTGGCGCTGCAACGTGCCCTCGATCCTGCTTGGGTCGATGCACTTTTCGAGCGCGAACGTGGCGCCCAGTACCAGAGGGAGCTACTGTTCTCGACGACAGTCGAACTGATGTCCGTGGTCGCAGTTGGGCTGCGGCCATCGCTTCACGCTGCAGCGCAGGCTTACCCTGATTTGCCTGTTTCGGTGCAAGCTTTATATGACAAGGTCAAGCGTACCGAGCCGAACCTGGTACGGGCGCTGGTCACCGGCAGCGTCGAGCGCCTTGGAGATGTGATCACGCCATTTTTGCAGGGGAATGCACCGCTGGTTCCAGGTTACCGCACCCGAATCGTGGACGGTAACCATTTGCCTGCAAGCGAAAAGCGGTTGAAGCCTTTACGCGCCTTTCGCGGCGCCGCAATGCCTGGCCAGTCCCTTGTGGTGTATGACCCTGATTCGGGCCTGGTCGTCGATATGGAGCCTTGCGAAGATGCACACTCGCAGGAACGCGCCGTGATGCCGCCGTTACTGGAGCGTTCGCATCCGGGCGACCTGTGGATTGCTGATCGCAACTTCAGCACGCGCATGATCCTGTCCGAATGGGATCGCCGTGGGTGTGCCTTCATCGTGCGTGAGCACGGTCGTACGCCCAATCCGGCACCGCTCGACGAGCTGACATATCGAGGGAGAATCGCGACCGGCGCCGTCTTTGAACAGTGCGTTGCCATCCCTGGAGCTACAGGACAGAAGGTAGCATCACGTCGCATTGAACTGCAACTTTACAAGCCCACTGACGATGGCGAAATGATTCTCCGATTACTGACGAATCTACCAAAAGAGCATTTCAGCGCACGCGCCATTGCTCGCCTATACAGCAAGCGCTGGCGGATCGAGACAATGTTCCAGCGGCTCGAATCGGTCTTGCACAGTGAAGTCAAGACTCTCGGACACCCGCGCGCAGCCTTGTTCGCGTTCGGTATCGCGATCCTGGCCTATAACGTGCTGACTGTCTTGCAGTGCGCGGTAAGCGCCGCGCACGACCTAGTTGCCAGCGGCATTGAGCTATCGCCGTTTTATGTGGCCGTGGAGGTGCGAGCGCACTATGCCGGCATGGTGATGGCTGTGCCAACCAAAGCATGGCAGCGTTACGACGCCATGTGTGCATCAGAGCTGAGCAAATTACTGCTTCAGATTGCCGCTTACGCCAAACCAAAAACGCTGCGCAAACACCCTCGCGGCCCGAAAAAAACAGTGAAAAAAGGCTACGTGGCCGGCGCTGTTGCGCGACGCCACGTATCAACGGCACGGGTATTAAAAGACGGGGCTGTCAATGTACACCTTTAA
- a CDS encoding SOS response-associated peptidase, whose protein sequence is MCGRFDQNDTARVLASSFGWTDAVFDSEAEPHLNVSPGTYRPVLHIENGVRRVDDLFWGYRPAWAAQAVPAPGKKKIPIAINARLEKLAGAYWKPLLRAGRGIVCVSGWHEWTGEKGTKQPWHIHRRDRAPLFLLALAHFGPYKHSREEAGFVLVTADSLGGMVDIHDRRPVAVSLEDAHRWLTPELSPEQALHLARSCMLDVELFEWHAVDNPLVPSAKPKAPPVTPQGAFDWGTD, encoded by the coding sequence ATGTGTGGACGATTCGATCAAAATGACACGGCGCGCGTGCTGGCGTCGTCCTTCGGCTGGACCGACGCGGTGTTCGACAGCGAGGCCGAGCCGCACCTGAACGTCTCGCCCGGCACCTACCGGCCCGTGCTGCATATCGAGAATGGCGTGCGCCGGGTCGACGACTTGTTCTGGGGTTACCGTCCTGCCTGGGCCGCACAGGCCGTACCCGCGCCCGGCAAGAAGAAAATCCCCATCGCCATCAATGCCCGCCTGGAAAAACTCGCGGGCGCCTACTGGAAGCCGCTGCTGCGCGCGGGACGCGGCATCGTCTGCGTGTCCGGCTGGCATGAATGGACGGGAGAGAAAGGCACGAAGCAGCCGTGGCACATCCACCGCCGCGACCGCGCGCCCCTGTTCCTGCTGGCGCTGGCCCATTTCGGCCCCTACAAGCACAGCCGCGAGGAAGCGGGCTTCGTGCTGGTGACGGCCGACAGCCTCGGTGGCATGGTCGACATCCACGACCGCCGTCCCGTGGCCGTCAGCCTAGAGGACGCACACCGCTGGCTAACCCCCGAGCTTTCCCCCGAGCAAGCACTGCACCTGGCGCGCAGCTGCATGCTCGACGTGGAACTGTTCGAATGGCATGCCGTCGACAATCCGCTTGTGCCGTCCGCCAAACCCAAGGCGCCGCCGGTGACGCCGCAAGGCGCGTTCGACTGGGGAACGGATTAA
- a CDS encoding alpha/beta hydrolase, which yields MRRSCLALHLTAALLLSSPFHLAHATPAASAATPLVIGESFSIDSQALQEQRHINVYQARAWDTPPDAPLPVLYMPDGGVAEDFLHVAGLLQVSVANGTMRPFMLVGMQNTQRRRDLTGPTDNAQDRKIAPVVGGSPAYRAFIRDELMPEVKRRYRTTGETAIVGESLAGLFVVETYLLEPQLFDHYLAFDPSLWWNHGALPRQTAALLAKGKPGKRSLYLASSSEAGIAVEVQRLSQVLEKQAPPGLQWHLEKMPEETHGTIYHPAALKAFRAVFKPVTAPQ from the coding sequence ATGCGCCGCTCTTGCCTTGCACTGCACCTCACCGCCGCCCTGCTGCTGTCCAGCCCCTTCCACCTCGCCCATGCCACGCCCGCCGCCAGCGCGGCCACCCCGCTGGTCATCGGCGAAAGTTTCAGCATCGATTCGCAGGCGCTGCAGGAACAGCGCCATATCAATGTCTACCAGGCGCGCGCCTGGGATACGCCGCCCGATGCGCCGCTGCCTGTGCTGTACATGCCGGACGGCGGCGTGGCGGAAGACTTTTTGCACGTGGCGGGCTTGCTGCAAGTGTCGGTGGCGAATGGCACGATGCGCCCCTTCATGCTGGTTGGCATGCAAAACACGCAGCGCCGGCGCGACCTGACGGGGCCGACCGATAATGCGCAAGACCGCAAGATCGCCCCCGTGGTGGGCGGCTCGCCAGCCTACCGGGCCTTCATCCGCGATGAACTGATGCCGGAAGTCAAACGGCGCTACCGCACGACAGGCGAAACGGCCATCGTCGGCGAATCGCTGGCGGGCCTGTTCGTGGTGGAAACATACTTGCTGGAACCGCAGCTGTTCGACCACTATTTGGCGTTCGACCCCAGCCTGTGGTGGAACCATGGCGCCCTGCCGCGCCAGACGGCGGCCCTGCTGGCCAAGGGCAAGCCGGGCAAGCGCAGCCTGTACCTGGCGTCCAGCAGCGAAGCGGGCATCGCCGTCGAAGTGCAGCGCCTGTCCCAGGTGCTGGAAAAACAGGCGCCGCCGGGCTTGCAATGGCATCTGGAAAAGATGCCGGAAGAAACCCATGGCACGATCTACCATCCGGCCGCCTTGAAAGCGTTCCGCGCCGTGTTCAAGCCTGTTACCGCGCCGCAATAA
- a CDS encoding DUF418 domain-containing protein, which yields MLRGIAVFGILLVNIWGFAWGTLSLRYGTLPAQPPVLDQLVIFLVAALAQFKFYPIFAFLFGAGFALQTRSLQRQLGSWEAAQAAYKRRLRWLLVFGLLHGFLIWSGDVLTSYAVAGMLVLPLASARLSRVRNRAWLVAAGFLLFMCLLIPVGQQGGAPDIARDLHGFAERYAIYTQGSAWAVARLRANDFLVSLLYAIVMLPHIIVLFLLGILSVRCGWLTQPQRHQRLWRRVCAVGLGVGLPFNLLAAGAIAWQVADPYQIVLDAALFEVGLFAGGPLLAAGYVAALMLAGPCMLRWLGAWLAPVGRMALSNYLLQSLIGTWLLQGPGLGWGATLRPAEMLGLAVAIMAGQVLLSRYWLRHFRQGPMEALWRRLARLS from the coding sequence GTGCTGCGCGGCATCGCCGTGTTTGGCATCTTGCTGGTGAATATCTGGGGCTTTGCCTGGGGCACGCTTTCCTTGCGTTACGGCACCTTGCCGGCGCAGCCGCCCGTGCTGGACCAGCTTGTCATTTTTTTGGTCGCGGCGCTGGCGCAATTCAAGTTCTATCCCATCTTTGCGTTTCTGTTTGGCGCCGGCTTTGCCCTGCAGACACGTTCCCTGCAGCGCCAGCTGGGCAGCTGGGAAGCGGCGCAAGCGGCTTATAAACGCCGTTTGCGCTGGTTGCTGGTGTTTGGCCTGCTGCACGGTTTCCTCATCTGGAGCGGCGACGTGCTGACCTCGTATGCCGTCGCCGGCATGCTGGTCCTGCCGCTGGCATCTGCCAGGCTCAGCCGCGTGCGCAACCGCGCCTGGCTGGTGGCGGCCGGTTTTCTATTATTCATGTGCTTGTTGATTCCCGTGGGCCAGCAGGGTGGCGCGCCGGACATCGCGCGCGACCTGCATGGCTTTGCGGAGCGCTACGCGATTTACACGCAGGGTAGCGCGTGGGCCGTGGCCAGGCTGCGCGCCAACGATTTTCTCGTCTCGCTGCTGTATGCCATCGTCATGCTGCCGCATATCATCGTGCTGTTCTTGCTGGGCATCTTGTCCGTGCGTTGCGGTTGGCTGACGCAGCCGCAACGCCACCAGCGGCTGTGGCGGCGCGTGTGCGCCGTAGGGCTGGGCGTGGGCTTGCCGTTCAACCTGCTGGCGGCGGGCGCCATCGCGTGGCAGGTAGCCGATCCGTATCAAATCGTGCTGGACGCGGCCCTGTTCGAAGTGGGCCTGTTCGCCGGTGGCCCCTTGCTGGCGGCCGGCTATGTGGCCGCGCTGATGCTGGCCGGTCCCTGCATGCTGCGCTGGCTGGGCGCATGGCTGGCACCCGTGGGACGCATGGCGCTGAGCAATTATCTGTTGCAATCCTTGATCGGCACCTGGCTGCTGCAGGGGCCGGGCCTGGGCTGGGGCGCAACACTGCGTCCGGCCGAGATGCTGGGCCTGGCAGTAGCGATCATGGCGGGGCAGGTGCTATTAAGCCGTTACTGGCTGCGCCATTTCAGGCAAGGTCCCATGGAGGCGCTGTGGCGCCGCCTGGCGCGGCTGTCTTAG
- a CDS encoding undecaprenyl-diphosphate phosphatase: MSFLQLLILSIVQGFAELLPVSSSAHVIMAEKWMGLDPTSPELTMLLVMLHTGTMFAVIVYFWASWRATYFSSTAAFRSNVLLLAAATALTGIVGFGLLKAITHVMSKDAPGFEIEHLFGNAKLMAAALAAAGVLIIVSSRLQARQHGTLSIGKAMLIGAVQGLCLPFRGFSRSGATISAGIAMGVPQRRAEEFSFALAVVLTPAVLAKEGWRFYQAVANGSLDHLEHGNSLLHLLGPSLLGMLLSFLAGLLALRWLSRWLEQGRWHFFGAYCLLASAVVLYVG, translated from the coding sequence ATGAGCTTTTTGCAATTATTGATTCTTTCCATCGTCCAGGGCTTCGCCGAACTGCTGCCCGTCTCCAGCTCCGCCCACGTCATCATGGCGGAAAAATGGATGGGCCTGGACCCCACGTCGCCCGAGCTGACCATGCTGCTGGTGATGCTGCACACCGGCACCATGTTCGCCGTCATCGTGTATTTCTGGGCATCCTGGCGCGCCACGTATTTCAGTTCGACCGCCGCCTTCCGCAGCAATGTGCTGCTGCTGGCGGCCGCCACGGCGCTGACGGGCATCGTCGGCTTCGGCTTGCTGAAAGCGATTACGCACGTCATGAGCAAGGATGCGCCCGGCTTTGAAATCGAGCACCTGTTCGGCAACGCGAAACTGATGGCCGCCGCGCTGGCCGCCGCTGGTGTGCTGATCATCGTCTCGTCGCGCCTGCAAGCGCGCCAGCATGGCACCTTGTCCATCGGCAAGGCCATGCTGATCGGTGCCGTGCAAGGCCTGTGCCTGCCCTTCCGGGGCTTTTCCCGCTCGGGCGCCACCATTTCCGCCGGTATCGCCATGGGCGTGCCGCAACGCCGCGCGGAAGAATTCAGCTTTGCCCTGGCCGTGGTGCTGACGCCGGCCGTGCTGGCCAAGGAAGGCTGGCGCTTTTACCAGGCTGTGGCAAATGGCAGCCTGGACCATCTGGAACACGGCAACAGCCTGCTGCACCTGCTGGGCCCCAGCCTGCTGGGCATGCTGCTGTCATTTCTGGCCGGCTTGCTGGCGCTGCGCTGGCTGTCGCGCTGGCTGGAACAGGGCCGCTGGCATTTCTTTGGCGCGTATTGCCTGCTGGCCTCTGCCGTGGTGCTGTACGTAGGGTAA